A part of Spiribacter vilamensis genomic DNA contains:
- the gltX gene encoding glutamate--tRNA ligase, with protein sequence MSVTTRFAPSPTGYLHIGGARTALFCWLYARRHGGRFVLRVEDTDRERSTPEAINAILEGMSWLGIDYDEGPLYQTERFDRYRAMLNRMLEEGTAYHCYCSKERLDNLRADQQARKVKPRYDGRCRCLTERPADAVGDPVVRFRQPHEGHTVVDDQVKGRVVFDNAELDDLIIARSDGSPTYNFVVVVDDMDMGISHVIRGDDHLNNSARQVNILKALGAEPPVYAHVPMILDAEGKKLSKRTGAAGVMEYRDAGYLPEAVINYLVRLGWAHGDQEVFTLDELIEYFDIADINHSASSLNPSKLDWLNQHYMKALPPAHVARHLAWHLGALGIDPGAAGAPSIEAVVSAQAERSKTLVEMAKNSRFFYQAPEDFDEKAAQKHLLNAAEVLDALSRALAAVEVWQADAVHQAVVGVAEEHDLKMGKVAQPLRVAVSGGPVSPPIDITLELLGRESVLHRLDTASEWVRARSDA encoded by the coding sequence ATGTCCGTCACGACGCGTTTTGCCCCCAGTCCCACCGGTTATCTCCACATCGGCGGTGCCCGCACAGCACTGTTCTGCTGGCTCTATGCCCGGCGACATGGTGGCCGTTTCGTCCTGCGAGTGGAGGACACCGACCGGGAGCGCTCAACGCCGGAGGCGATTAACGCCATCCTCGAGGGCATGAGCTGGCTCGGGATCGACTACGACGAAGGGCCGCTCTACCAGACCGAGCGCTTCGATCGCTACCGGGCCATGCTCAATCGGATGCTCGAAGAGGGCACGGCTTACCACTGCTACTGCTCGAAGGAAAGACTCGACAACCTCCGCGCCGATCAGCAGGCGCGCAAGGTCAAACCGCGCTACGACGGCCGATGCCGGTGCCTGACCGAGCGTCCGGCGGATGCCGTGGGTGACCCGGTCGTGCGTTTCCGTCAGCCCCACGAGGGGCACACCGTCGTCGACGATCAGGTGAAGGGGCGGGTCGTTTTCGACAACGCCGAGCTCGACGATCTCATTATTGCGCGCTCCGACGGGTCACCCACCTATAACTTCGTGGTGGTGGTGGATGATATGGACATGGGGATTAGCCATGTCATTCGCGGTGATGATCACCTCAATAACAGCGCGCGCCAAGTCAACATCCTCAAGGCACTGGGTGCCGAGCCACCGGTTTACGCGCATGTGCCGATGATCCTCGATGCCGAGGGCAAGAAGCTCTCGAAGCGCACCGGGGCCGCCGGTGTCATGGAGTATCGGGATGCGGGCTACCTGCCGGAGGCGGTGATCAATTACCTGGTCCGGCTCGGCTGGGCGCACGGCGATCAGGAGGTCTTTACTCTCGATGAGCTGATCGAGTATTTCGACATCGCCGACATCAACCACTCGGCGTCCAGTCTCAACCCGTCGAAACTGGACTGGCTCAACCAGCACTACATGAAAGCACTACCGCCTGCGCACGTTGCGCGGCATCTGGCCTGGCATCTGGGGGCGCTGGGGATCGACCCGGGTGCGGCCGGTGCACCGAGCATCGAGGCGGTGGTCTCCGCCCAGGCAGAGCGCAGCAAGACACTGGTGGAGATGGCGAAGAACAGCCGGTTTTTCTATCAAGCGCCTGAGGACTTTGATGAGAAGGCCGCCCAAAAGCATCTGCTTAACGCTGCTGAGGTCCTCGATGCGCTCTCGCGCGCCCTGGCGGCGGTAGAGGTCTGGCAGGCGGATGCTGTACATCAGGCGGTCGTCGGTGTGGCCGAAGAGCATGATCTGAAAATGGGCAAAGTGGCCCAGCCGTTGCGGGTGGCGGTCTCCGGCGGGCCGGTATCGCCGCCGATTGATATCACCCTGGAGTTGCTCGGGCGTGAGTCCGTCCTGCATCGCCTCGACACGGCAAGCGAGTGGGTGCGTGCCCGTTCGGACGCCTGA
- a CDS encoding c-type cytochrome produces MSPKSYIIAGLFGLGLLVPGLSAAADIQAGEALSTSCAACHGSNGIAQIQGYPNLAGQNEQYLVSSLKAYRGKQRRGGQALVMQGQATGLSDDDIVNLAAFYAGLPAAGE; encoded by the coding sequence ATGAGCCCGAAAAGTTACATCATTGCCGGTCTGTTTGGGCTGGGCCTGCTCGTTCCCGGGCTATCGGCCGCTGCGGATATCCAGGCCGGCGAGGCACTCTCAACGTCGTGCGCCGCCTGCCACGGTAGTAATGGCATTGCTCAAATACAGGGCTATCCGAACCTCGCGGGTCAGAACGAGCAGTATCTCGTGTCATCGCTGAAAGCCTACCGGGGCAAGCAGCGCCGCGGTGGTCAGGCACTGGTCATGCAGGGCCAGGCGACCGGGTTGAGCGACGACGACATCGTCAACCTGGCGGCCTTTTATGCCGGTCTGCCGGCAGCTGGCGAATAA
- a CDS encoding arsenate reductase (azurin) small subunit: MKLSRRRFLAFTGTTAASAATLGDSLLFNPARAAESSQQPGKVNLDYPTIPVGKAGDLRVGQAVSFTYPDSSSPCNLIKTGRETRGGVGPDSDIVAYSILCTHMGCPVVYSAEERTFKCPCHFSVFDSELNGQMVSGQATESLPRILLSYRASDDSIEAVGVEGLIYGRQANILPSA, encoded by the coding sequence ATGAAACTTTCAAGAAGACGGTTCCTTGCCTTTACTGGCACGACCGCCGCCAGTGCCGCCACTCTGGGCGACAGTCTATTGTTCAACCCGGCCCGCGCCGCGGAGAGCAGCCAGCAGCCCGGCAAAGTCAATCTGGATTACCCCACGATCCCTGTCGGCAAGGCCGGCGACCTGAGAGTCGGACAGGCGGTGTCATTCACCTATCCGGATTCCTCGTCACCCTGCAATCTGATCAAAACCGGTCGCGAGACCCGGGGAGGTGTAGGCCCTGACAGTGACATCGTGGCCTACAGCATCCTGTGCACACACATGGGCTGCCCGGTGGTTTACTCCGCCGAGGAACGGACGTTCAAGTGTCCCTGCCATTTCAGCGTGTTCGACTCCGAGCTCAATGGGCAAATGGTGTCTGGCCAGGCAACGGAAAGCCTGCCCCGGATTTTGCTGAGCTACCGGGCTTCGGATGATTCCATTGAGGCGGTTGGCGTGGAGGGCCTGATCTACGGCCGCCAGGCCAACATTCTGCCGAGCGCCTGA
- a CDS encoding arsenate reductase (azurin) large subunit, with product MFEHKSDRIALPPANAEKTQTCCHFCIVGCGYHVYKWPVDQEGGLAPHQNALGLDFRKQIPPMQVTMTQSMTNVVQDDDGSYHRIMILPDKDCEVNGGLSSTRGGQMASIMYSPQTPVGSKRVKYPRVSTGDEWRDTTWEDAIGLYSHLAKRILDDAGPDQLMFNLFDHGGAGGGFENTWGTGKLIFTGLGTKMVRIHNRPAYNSECHATRDMGIGELNNSYADARMADCIFSVGANAYESQTNYFLNHWLVGLTGHVDSKRAVYEDGETIRQTRVVLIDPRRSLTVALLEEAVGKENVLHLDVEPGTDTALFNGLLTYVVDQGWHDKGFIEAHTTGFDDAVRANRTSLDEASRITGISQDNIIKAAEWAYKPKESGHSPRTMHGYEKGVIWGNDNYRIQSSLVDLVLATHNVGRRGTGVVRMGGHQEGYCRPPFPGGRPAPYVDREIIQGNGQMLTAWACNAFQTTLNAEQYRNEVLRRSDIVKQALRKVRGAGPEKRAEVIHKAVKEDGGLFVTVIDLYATKFAEAAHMVLPAAHTGEMNLTSMNGERRLRLSERFMDPPGTAQPDCLIAADMANALRKLYEAEGNTEMARRFEGFDWKTEEDAYNDGFRRAGQPDAPVIHSQGGPTGHLATYDRLRAAGNNGVQLPIKEYKNGELIGTEMLYTDKKFDTDDGRAHFLPAPWNGFPEMVEEQRRKYRFWINNGRTNQIWQSAYHDQHVEFRRGRYPVAPLEINPEDAKDLGIESGDLLELFNDYGATTAMAYPEPDIKKGQVFMMAMYFNSVMGDLVTPWTDRNHIPYYKGTWADIRRIGKIDDYADKVSFKRRRYV from the coding sequence ATGTTTGAACACAAAAGCGACCGGATTGCGCTACCTCCGGCCAACGCCGAGAAAACCCAGACCTGTTGTCATTTCTGCATCGTTGGCTGCGGCTACCATGTCTACAAATGGCCCGTGGACCAGGAGGGCGGGCTGGCACCCCATCAGAATGCGCTCGGCCTCGATTTCCGCAAACAGATTCCGCCGATGCAGGTCACCATGACCCAGTCGATGACCAACGTGGTTCAGGATGACGATGGCAGTTATCACCGGATCATGATCCTGCCGGACAAGGACTGCGAAGTGAATGGCGGGCTGTCCTCGACCCGGGGCGGCCAGATGGCCTCCATCATGTATTCGCCGCAGACACCGGTCGGCAGCAAGCGGGTAAAGTATCCGAGGGTTTCCACCGGGGATGAATGGCGGGATACCACCTGGGAAGACGCCATCGGCCTCTACAGTCATCTTGCAAAGCGGATTCTGGACGATGCCGGCCCGGACCAGCTGATGTTCAACCTGTTCGATCACGGCGGCGCCGGCGGGGGGTTCGAGAACACCTGGGGCACCGGCAAGCTGATCTTTACCGGCCTCGGTACCAAGATGGTTCGCATCCATAACCGCCCGGCCTACAACTCCGAGTGTCACGCCACCCGTGACATGGGGATCGGCGAGCTGAACAACAGCTACGCGGATGCCCGGATGGCCGATTGCATCTTCTCGGTGGGTGCCAACGCCTACGAGAGCCAGACCAACTACTTCCTCAACCACTGGCTTGTCGGCCTCACAGGCCACGTGGACAGTAAGCGTGCGGTCTACGAGGATGGCGAGACGATCCGGCAAACCCGGGTGGTACTGATCGATCCCCGCCGTTCGCTGACCGTGGCCCTGCTTGAGGAGGCGGTTGGCAAGGAGAACGTCCTGCATCTGGACGTCGAGCCGGGCACCGATACCGCCCTGTTCAACGGTCTGCTGACCTATGTGGTTGATCAGGGATGGCACGACAAGGGCTTTATCGAGGCGCACACCACCGGTTTCGACGATGCGGTGCGAGCCAACCGCACGAGCCTTGACGAGGCCAGCCGCATTACCGGCATCAGCCAAGACAACATCATCAAGGCCGCGGAATGGGCCTACAAGCCGAAAGAATCCGGCCACTCGCCCCGAACCATGCACGGGTATGAGAAAGGCGTTATCTGGGGCAACGACAACTACCGCATTCAGTCGTCTCTGGTCGATCTGGTACTGGCCACCCACAACGTGGGTCGTCGGGGCACGGGCGTCGTCCGCATGGGGGGACATCAGGAGGGCTACTGCCGGCCGCCGTTCCCGGGGGGGCGTCCGGCGCCCTACGTCGACCGGGAAATCATCCAGGGCAATGGCCAGATGCTCACCGCCTGGGCCTGCAACGCCTTCCAGACGACTCTGAACGCCGAGCAGTATCGTAACGAGGTCCTGCGTCGCAGCGACATCGTCAAACAGGCCCTGCGCAAGGTCCGCGGTGCCGGCCCCGAGAAGAGGGCGGAAGTGATTCACAAAGCGGTAAAGGAAGACGGCGGCCTGTTCGTCACCGTTATCGACCTGTATGCCACCAAGTTTGCGGAGGCCGCACACATGGTGCTGCCCGCCGCGCATACCGGCGAAATGAACCTGACCTCCATGAACGGCGAACGGCGCCTGCGCCTGTCCGAGAGATTCATGGACCCGCCCGGAACCGCCCAGCCCGATTGCCTGATTGCCGCTGATATGGCCAACGCCCTGCGCAAGCTTTACGAAGCCGAGGGCAACACGGAAATGGCCAGGCGCTTTGAGGGCTTTGACTGGAAGACGGAGGAAGATGCCTATAACGACGGTTTTCGTCGTGCCGGCCAACCCGATGCACCGGTCATTCACAGCCAGGGGGGGCCGACAGGTCACCTGGCCACTTACGACCGGTTACGGGCTGCGGGCAATAACGGCGTTCAGCTGCCAATCAAGGAATATAAAAACGGCGAGTTGATCGGAACGGAAATGCTCTACACCGACAAGAAATTCGATACCGATGACGGTCGGGCGCATTTCCTGCCGGCGCCCTGGAATGGTTTTCCGGAGATGGTGGAGGAACAGCGCAGGAAGTATCGTTTCTGGATTAACAACGGGCGTACCAACCAGATCTGGCAAAGCGCTTACCACGATCAGCACGTCGAATTCCGACGCGGCCGTTATCCCGTCGCTCCGCTGGAAATCAATCCGGAAGATGCAAAGGATCTCGGCATTGAATCCGGTGACCTGTTGGAGTTGTTCAATGACTATGGCGCCACGACGGCGATGGCGTACCCGGAGCCCGACATCAAGAAAGGCCAGGTATTCATGATGGCCATGTACTTCAACTCCGTCATGGGTGACCTGGTCACTCCCTGGACCGACCGGAACCACATCCCCTACTACAAGGGAACCTGGGCGGATATCCGCCGGATTGGCAAGATTGACGACTATGCGGACAAGGTGAGCTTCAAGCGACGCCGCTACGTTTAG